Genomic DNA from Ctenopharyngodon idella isolate HZGC_01 chromosome 1, HZGC01, whole genome shotgun sequence:
TTTCCTGCATCACCTGTGGGAAAACATTGAGTTCACAGCGTAATTTAGTAAGACATGAAAGaacacacacagaacagaaaGACTTCACCTGCAAGATATGCGACATCAGCTTTCCTACCTTAAAAGAGAGGAAACTTCATACAAAAGAGCACAGCGTGAAGAAGGAGTTTCGCTGCGAACAGTGCGGGAAGGATTTTTTCACCACTCCTTCTAATATGAGAATTCATATGAAGTCACACGCTGGCGAAAAGCCTTTCCACTGCAGCGAATGTGACAAGAATTTCAGCATCAAAAGCAGTCTTACTGCTCACAAGCGAATTCACACTGGCGAAAAGCCTTTCCACTGCAGCGAGTGCAACAAGTATTTCACCACCAAAGGAAATCTTGATGCTCATAAGCGAACCCACACGGGTGAAAAGCCGTACAAGTGCCCTCACTGCGAGAAGAGATACAACCACAAACCCCATCTGAAGGCCCATGTGCGtgttcacaccggagagaagccgtaTCAGTGCAGCGAATGTGGAAAAACCTTTACAAACTCACCTTCTCTGAGGTCACACCAAAAAATACACTCTGAGGAGAAACAGTATAAGTGTTCATACTGTGATAAACGATTCCGTCACAAATCTAGTTTGATTTGTCATGAgaggattcacactggagagaaaccgtaccT
This window encodes:
- the LOC127508262 gene encoding gastrula zinc finger protein XlCGF52.1-like isoform X2, which gives rise to MLQTPLKMCSVKLVDCRNLIESRGEKTTAEEQQQRHEEEEEEDGIDDYNTEDEGNDVEDENNRNDDDDFIFSDENGGSSTDKEITSTSKDQLKVKSFSCITCGKTLSSQRNLVRHERTHTEQKDFTCKICDISFPTLKERKLHTKEHSVKKEFRCEQCGKDFFTTPSNMRIHMKSHAGEKPFHCSECDKNFSIKSSLTAHKRIHTGEKPFHCSECNKYFTTKGNLDAHKRTHTGEKPYKCPHCEKRYNHKPHLKAHVRVHTGEKPYQCSECGKTFTNSPSLRSHQKIHSEEKQYKCSYCDKRFRHKSSLICHERIHTGEKPYLCSYCGKSFFNPAHFGFHQRVHTGERPYHCNICGKNFSKYDTLQKHQRIHTGERPYKCSQCDKTFARLDVLKTHERVHTGEKPYRCSICGERFTYLGSFQTHQKKHAEEQTAPESS